The Vibrio sp. STUT-A11 region TTCATTATTGATAGAGTTATCAGTTGTGAATTTATGCAATGTGCTCCTAAGAATATGCAAAACTTGGCTGGGAATGTTGATAAATGAGTATCTTGAAAGAAATATTCTAATTCACGCTAAACACCATCACAACGACACGGACATGTGAAGCCTGTACTTTTAATGAACCCCACCTAAATGCTTGCTTTTATTGCGGTTCGTAGAGACAACCTTTTCGTTAGCATTTAGTTTTTCTACAATGCCACATTCTTCCAGCGAACGCCTAGAATCGCATTCATTTCTCAATTTTTTCAACTCGCTCTCTAATAGTTTCAACTCTTTAACTCGATCTTGCACATGCTCCAGATGCTGACTAATAACATTATCAATGGGAGAGCAAGATGTACTATCTGAGCTCATCGCTTGCAACAGCGTTCGTATTTCATCATGGGCCATATCCAAAGCCCTGCAACGGCGGATAAACAAAA contains the following coding sequences:
- a CDS encoding Cd(II)/Pb(II)-responsive transcriptional regulator, which codes for MKIGELAKKADCPVETVRYYEKQGLLPKAQRELENNYRRYNVTHLERLLFIRRCRALDMAHDEIRTLLQAMSSDSTSCSPIDNVISQHLEHVQDRVKELKLLESELKKLRNECDSRRSLEECGIVEKLNANEKVVSTNRNKSKHLGGVH